In Candidatus Neomarinimicrobiota bacterium, a single genomic region encodes these proteins:
- the rpsD gene encoding 30S ribosomal protein S4, whose product KFAAPTKNYPPGQHGPTYRRRPSEYGLQLKEKQKMKYLYGVLEKQFRNYFKKSNLKQGITGHNLVVMLESRLDNTVYRLGFARTRRQARQLVNHGHFLVNNKKVNIPSYQMKPGDIIKVREKSKKLDLIHDSMRRVQGEGSNPWLRLDKANMEGIYVEAPARDQVHDEFNEQLVVELYSK is encoded by the coding sequence AAATTCGCAGCTCCGACTAAGAATTACCCACCGGGCCAACATGGTCCGACTTATCGCCGTAGACCCTCTGAGTATGGTTTACAGCTAAAAGAAAAACAAAAGATGAAATACCTTTATGGTGTTCTTGAAAAACAGTTCAGAAACTATTTCAAGAAATCAAACCTGAAACAAGGTATCACTGGTCACAACCTCGTGGTTATGCTGGAAAGCCGTTTAGACAATACTGTGTATCGTCTTGGCTTTGCCAGAACCCGCCGTCAGGCTCGTCAGCTTGTCAATCATGGACACTTTCTTGTGAATAACAAAAAAGTCAATATCCCCAGTTATCAGATGAAACCAGGTGATATAATTAAAGTCCGTGAGAAGAGCAAAAAGCTTGATCTTATCCATGATTCAATGCGTCGTGTTCAGGGGGAAGGTTCAAATCCCTGGTTGAGACTAGACAAAGCGAATATGGAGGGGATCTATGTCGAAGCCCCGGCACGTGATCAGGTTCATGATGAATTCAATGAGCAGCTCGTTGTTGAGTTGTACTCCAAGTAA